The Candidatus Glassbacteria bacterium genome has a window encoding:
- a CDS encoding Gfo/Idh/MocA family oxidoreductase translates to MSDSITRNEFLRRSAAAATGFGIIASSHSAAGQQRSRNLGVGLIGCGNRGRSLLRSMMALPELTFPAVCDTDADNADTAARIITDRGLSKPQTYTNGPEDFRRLLDRPDLDAVVIASPWHWHTPMAVAAMEAGKYAGVEVPAAITLDECWRLVETHEKTGTPCMMLENWSFRRDNLAVLNMIRQGLLGDIVHCHCAHSHDCIDHWFFSPEGEIRWGGQYLLWRNADQYPTHSLGPVLSWMDIGCGDYFDYMTSTATRSSSINDYFSREFGADHPNARRSYAQGDIVTSVVRTRLGSTVVINYDMQLPRPYDNRWMIQGTRGIYNEQRNSVYLTGVSPAYHEWEPFGPYQEKYEHAWWREIRENPPSDGHGGTDYLELKMFFEAVRRGDQTPIDVYDSVTMSAIIPLSEQSIATGSSPVRFPDFTRGAWKRRKPSFAVDN, encoded by the coding sequence ATGTCGGATAGCATAACTCGTAATGAATTTCTGCGGAGGTCCGCCGCCGCTGCCACCGGCTTCGGAATCATCGCTTCCAGCCATTCGGCCGCCGGTCAGCAGCGAAGCCGGAACCTTGGTGTCGGTCTGATCGGCTGCGGCAACCGGGGAAGATCATTGCTTCGTTCGATGATGGCCTTGCCAGAATTAACATTTCCGGCTGTCTGTGATACCGACGCGGACAATGCTGATACCGCAGCCAGGATAATCACCGACAGAGGCCTGTCGAAACCGCAAACCTACACTAACGGCCCGGAGGATTTCCGCCGCCTGCTCGACAGACCGGACCTGGATGCGGTCGTTATCGCCTCGCCGTGGCACTGGCACACACCGATGGCGGTCGCGGCGATGGAGGCCGGCAAGTACGCTGGTGTCGAGGTTCCGGCCGCGATTACGCTCGATGAGTGCTGGCGGCTGGTGGAGACTCATGAAAAAACCGGTACGCCCTGCATGATGCTCGAAAACTGGAGTTTCCGCCGCGACAACCTGGCCGTGCTGAACATGATCCGCCAAGGCCTGCTCGGCGATATTGTCCATTGCCACTGCGCCCACAGCCACGACTGTATCGACCACTGGTTTTTCAGCCCCGAGGGAGAAATCCGCTGGGGAGGGCAGTACCTGCTGTGGCGCAACGCCGACCAGTACCCGACCCACAGCCTGGGACCGGTGTTGAGCTGGATGGATATCGGGTGCGGTGATTATTTCGACTACATGACCAGCACTGCCACGCGCTCCAGCAGTATCAACGACTATTTCAGCAGGGAGTTCGGCGCTGACCACCCCAATGCCCGGCGCAGTTACGCCCAGGGGGATATTGTCACCAGCGTGGTACGCACAAGGCTGGGCAGTACGGTGGTCATCAACTACGACATGCAGCTTCCCAGGCCATACGACAACCGCTGGATGATCCAGGGTACGCGCGGAATCTACAACGAGCAGCGCAACTCGGTCTACCTGACAGGGGTCAGCCCGGCCTACCACGAGTGGGAACCGTTCGGCCCCTATCAGGAAAAATACGAGCACGCCTGGTGGCGGGAAATCAGGGAAAACCCTCCGTCCGACGGGCACGGCGGTACGGATTACCTCGAACTGAAAATGTTTTTCGAGGCTGTCCGGAGAGGCGATCAGACCCCGATCGATGTCTACGACTCGGTAACAATGAGCGCGATTATCCCGCTCTCCGAGCAGTCGATAGCCACCGGCAGTTCGCCGGTCCGCTTCCCCGATTTTACCCGCGGAGCATGGAAGCGGCGGAAACCCTCATTCGCTGTGGACAATTGA
- a CDS encoding molybdopterin-dependent oxidoreductase — MSELLDEVGTKNSASHALFYVVDGYHNFLTVNFIRVNDIIVATHANGKPLREDRGFPLHVISQSKYGY, encoded by the coding sequence CTGTCCGAACTGCTGGACGAGGTCGGCACCAAAAACTCCGCCAGCCACGCCCTGTTCTACGTGGTGGATGGTTATCACAACTTTCTTACGGTCAACTTTATCCGGGTTAACGATATTATCGTGGCGACCCATGCCAACGGCAAACCCCTCCGCGAGGACCGGGGGTTTCCGCTCCACGTCATCAGCCAGAGCAAATACGGCTACTAA